A stretch of the Streptomyces sp. NBC_01428 genome encodes the following:
- the cbiE gene encoding precorrin-6y C5,15-methyltransferase (decarboxylating) subunit CbiE, with product MITVVGTGTGAPLAEEALAVLAGAGLVVGGRRHLAAAPLAGRTARIVLGPLAPALDGIARYTDAGAPDGPVVVLASGDPGFFGIVRALAERFGAGRLDVRPGVSSVATAFARVGLPWDDAVVVSAHGRDLRTAVQVCRSRPKVGVLTGPGAGPAELGAALVHRGADRVLVVASALGDPERERVERVTPAEAAARDWGTAVSVVLCLDPVRALGAVRTVAGPPAGPARWALEESEFAHRDSMISKFEVRALALARIGPRLGELVWDVGAGSGSVAVECARFGAAVTAVEKTPDGCERIRANAAAHGVDVHVVHGAAPTVLSDLDDPDAVFIGGGGRELPAIVAASARRARRAVVVAMASLDRVPAARDALTAAGFDCDGVLLQSSRLAPLPGDVSRLAATNPVFVLWGVRPPARTEGVPQ from the coding sequence GTGATCACCGTCGTCGGTACGGGCACGGGGGCGCCGCTCGCCGAGGAGGCGCTGGCGGTGCTCGCCGGGGCCGGGCTGGTCGTGGGGGGCCGGCGGCATCTGGCGGCGGCCCCCCTCGCGGGCCGGACCGCGCGGATCGTGCTCGGTCCGCTGGCACCGGCGCTCGACGGCATCGCCCGGTACACGGACGCCGGGGCGCCGGACGGACCGGTCGTGGTGCTCGCCTCGGGCGACCCCGGGTTCTTCGGGATCGTGCGGGCGCTGGCCGAACGGTTCGGGGCCGGCCGCCTCGACGTGCGGCCCGGCGTCTCCTCGGTGGCGACCGCCTTCGCGCGGGTGGGGCTGCCCTGGGACGACGCGGTGGTCGTCAGCGCGCACGGCCGGGATCTGCGGACGGCCGTCCAGGTCTGCCGGTCGCGGCCGAAGGTGGGCGTGCTGACCGGTCCGGGCGCCGGGCCCGCCGAACTGGGCGCCGCCCTCGTCCACCGGGGCGCCGACCGCGTCCTGGTCGTGGCGAGCGCGCTCGGCGATCCGGAGCGTGAACGCGTCGAGCGGGTCACGCCCGCCGAGGCGGCGGCCCGTGACTGGGGTACGGCGGTCAGTGTGGTGCTGTGCCTGGACCCGGTCCGTGCCCTCGGCGCCGTGCGGACCGTCGCCGGTCCGCCGGCCGGGCCCGCCCGATGGGCCCTGGAGGAGAGCGAGTTCGCCCACCGCGACTCGATGATCAGCAAGTTCGAGGTCCGCGCGCTGGCCCTCGCGCGGATCGGACCCCGCCTCGGCGAGCTGGTGTGGGACGTCGGCGCGGGATCCGGTTCCGTGGCCGTCGAGTGCGCGCGGTTCGGCGCGGCCGTCACGGCGGTCGAGAAGACCCCGGACGGCTGCGAACGCATCCGCGCCAACGCCGCCGCGCACGGCGTCGACGTGCATGTCGTGCACGGGGCCGCGCCCACCGTGCTGTCCGACCTCGACGATCCGGACGCGGTCTTCATCGGCGGCGGCGGACGCGAACTGCCCGCCATCGTCGCGGCGTCGGCCCGCCGGGCGCGGCGCGCGGTCGTCGTCGCGATGGCCTCGCTCGACCGGGTGCCGGCCGCCCGCGACGCCCTGACCGCCGCCGGGTTCGACTGCGACGGCGTGCTGCTCCAGTCGTCGCGGCTCGCCCCGCTGCCGGGGGACGTGTCCCGGCTCGCGGCGACCAATCCCGTTTTCGTGCTGTGGGGCGTCCGGCCCCCGGCCCGTACCGAAGGAGTTCCCCAGTGA
- the cobM gene encoding precorrin-4 C(11)-methyltransferase, with protein sequence MADAPTGKVTFVGAGPGAADLLTFRAARAIAEADVVIWAASLVQAEVLDHAREGAEVLDSATMSLEDVVAVYERAREQGLRVARIHSGDPALWGGTQEQMDRCAELGIATEIVPGVSSFSAVAALAGRELTIPEVAQSVILTRLGGGKTPMPPGEEVREFAKHGTTMALFLSAARSGQLVRELLEGGYPTSTPVVVAHQVTWPEELIVTCTIGTLEETVKEHKLWKHTLFLVGPALDASGTRSHLYHPGHFHGFRKADPEARAELRAARRSAAQGPAS encoded by the coding sequence ATGGCCGATGCCCCCACCGGCAAAGTGACCTTCGTCGGTGCCGGCCCCGGCGCCGCCGACCTGCTGACCTTCCGTGCCGCGCGCGCCATCGCCGAGGCCGACGTGGTGATCTGGGCGGCCAGCCTGGTGCAGGCCGAGGTCCTCGACCACGCGCGCGAGGGCGCCGAGGTCCTCGACTCGGCGACGATGTCGCTGGAGGACGTCGTCGCCGTGTACGAGCGGGCCCGGGAGCAGGGTCTGCGGGTGGCGCGGATCCACTCCGGCGACCCGGCGCTGTGGGGCGGTACGCAGGAGCAGATGGACCGGTGCGCGGAGCTCGGCATCGCGACGGAGATCGTGCCGGGCGTCTCGTCCTTCTCGGCGGTGGCGGCGCTCGCGGGACGCGAGCTGACCATCCCCGAGGTCGCGCAGTCGGTGATCCTCACCCGGCTCGGCGGCGGCAAGACGCCGATGCCGCCCGGCGAGGAGGTCCGGGAGTTCGCCAAGCACGGCACGACGATGGCGCTGTTCCTGTCGGCGGCCCGCAGCGGCCAGCTCGTACGGGAGCTGCTGGAGGGCGGCTATCCGACGTCCACGCCGGTCGTCGTCGCCCACCAGGTGACCTGGCCGGAGGAGCTGATCGTGACGTGCACGATCGGCACGCTGGAGGAGACCGTCAAGGAGCACAAGCTCTGGAAGCACACCCTCTTCCTGGTCGGCCCGGCGCTGGACGCGAGCGGGACCCGCTCGCACCTCTACCACCCCGGCCACTTCCACGGGTTCCGCAAGGCCGACCCCGAGGCGCGCGCGGAGCTGCGCGCGGCACGCCGGAGCGCCGCGCAGGGGCCCGCGTCGTGA
- a CDS encoding ZIP family metal transporter, which translates to MAVLVALGAFLMTLAGGWTAQRVTDRRHLVLGLAGGLMLGVVGLDLLPEALATAGREVFGVPAALLLFVAGFLLAHLVERLLAHRQAAHGGDEHDGRAPEVGLTAAGAMVGHSAMDGVAIGAAFQVGGGMALAVALAVVAHDFADGFNTYTITSLYGNARRKALFMLFADAAAPVLGAASTLLFTIPEGLLGGYLGLFGGVLLYLAAAEILPEAHHEHPARSTLLFTVAGVGFIWLVVGIAS; encoded by the coding sequence ATGGCGGTCCTCGTCGCGCTCGGCGCGTTCCTGATGACGCTGGCCGGCGGCTGGACGGCACAGCGGGTGACCGACCGTCGGCACCTGGTCCTCGGACTGGCCGGCGGCCTGATGCTCGGCGTGGTCGGCCTCGACCTGCTGCCGGAGGCACTCGCCACCGCGGGCCGGGAGGTGTTCGGCGTACCGGCCGCGCTGCTGCTCTTCGTGGCCGGCTTCCTGCTGGCCCATCTGGTCGAACGGCTGCTCGCCCACCGGCAGGCCGCGCACGGCGGTGACGAGCACGACGGCCGCGCGCCCGAGGTGGGTCTGACGGCGGCGGGCGCCATGGTCGGGCACAGCGCGATGGACGGCGTCGCGATCGGCGCGGCCTTCCAGGTCGGCGGCGGCATGGCCCTCGCGGTCGCCCTCGCCGTCGTCGCCCACGACTTCGCGGACGGCTTCAACACCTACACGATCACCAGCCTGTACGGGAACGCCCGCCGCAAGGCCCTGTTCATGCTGTTCGCGGACGCGGCGGCCCCGGTGCTCGGTGCCGCCTCCACGCTCCTCTTCACGATCCCGGAGGGGCTGCTCGGCGGCTATCTCGGGCTCTTCGGCGGCGTGCTCCTCTACCTCGCGGCCGCCGAGATCCTCCCCGAGGCGCACCACGAGCACCCGGCCCGCTCGACCCTGCTGTTCACGGTCGCGGGTGTGGGCTTCATCTGGCTGGTGGTGGGCATCGCGAGCTGA
- the cobI gene encoding precorrin-2 C(20)-methyltransferase, with protein sequence MSSKLIGVGVGPGDPELVTVKGVNALRAAEVVVVPVMDTGERGRAEATVLHYVPEEKVLRVVFALNERSDHARREAAWDAAGARVADLLARHATVAFATIGDPNVYSTFTYLAHTIGELVPGTVVESVPGITAMQDLAARSGAVLAEGTEPLTLVPVTAGAAVLKDALNGPGTVVAYKFGRQAREVAEALRDSGRIEDAVWGSALGLEGESIRRAGDLDGEPLPYLSTLIAPAPRDGKRGGKL encoded by the coding sequence ATGAGCAGCAAGCTGATCGGAGTCGGGGTCGGCCCCGGCGACCCCGAGCTGGTGACCGTCAAGGGCGTCAACGCGCTCCGGGCCGCGGAGGTCGTCGTGGTCCCCGTGATGGACACCGGGGAGCGGGGCCGCGCCGAGGCGACCGTCCTGCACTACGTGCCCGAGGAGAAGGTCCTGCGGGTGGTCTTCGCGCTCAACGAGCGCAGCGACCACGCCCGGCGCGAGGCCGCCTGGGACGCGGCGGGCGCGCGGGTCGCGGATCTCCTCGCCCGGCACGCCACGGTCGCCTTCGCGACCATCGGCGACCCCAACGTGTACTCGACGTTCACCTATCTCGCGCACACCATCGGCGAGCTGGTCCCGGGCACGGTCGTGGAGAGCGTGCCCGGCATCACCGCCATGCAGGATCTCGCCGCCCGCTCGGGCGCCGTGCTCGCCGAGGGCACCGAGCCGCTCACGCTCGTCCCGGTGACGGCGGGCGCGGCCGTGCTGAAGGACGCGCTGAACGGGCCGGGCACGGTCGTCGCGTACAAGTTCGGGCGGCAGGCGCGCGAGGTCGCCGAGGCGCTGCGGGACAGCGGGCGGATCGAGGACGCGGTGTGGGGGTCGGCGCTCGGTCTGGAGGGCGAGTCGATCCGACGGGCCGGCGACCTCGACGGCGAACCGCTGCCGTACCTCTCGACGCTCATCGCGCCCGCGCCCCGCGACGGGAAACGCGGCGGGAAGCTGTGA
- a CDS encoding cobyrinate a,c-diamide synthase has product MSSVPRLVVAAPSSGSGKTTVATGLMAAFAARGLAVSPHKVGPDYIDPGYHALATGRVGRNLDSYLCGTELIGPLFAHGARGCDLAVVEGVMGLYDGAAGEGELASTAQVAKLLRAPVVLVVDASSQSRSVAALVHGFASWDPEVRVAGVILNKVGSDRHEAMLREALDASGVPVLGALRRAPQVGTPSRHLGLVPVAERRAEAVEAVAALAAQVGAGCDLDALFALARGAGALPGAAWDAAEAVVPSAVAQRTAPDGTARPSTPPEASGGVRRVAVAGGPAFTFSYAEHAELLTAAGAEVVVFDPLRDERLPEGTGGLVIGGGFPEVYAPELSANEPLRKAVAELAFAGAPVAAECAGLLYLARELDGQPMCGVVDATARMHERLTLGYRDAVAVSDSVLAAAGTRMRGHEFHRTVVEPGAGPAPAWGVRAPERRVEGFVQSGVHASYLHTHWASEPGVARRFVERCLTS; this is encoded by the coding sequence ATGTCCTCCGTCCCCCGGCTGGTCGTCGCCGCGCCCTCCTCGGGCAGCGGCAAGACCACCGTGGCCACCGGGCTGATGGCGGCCTTCGCCGCGCGGGGGCTCGCCGTGTCCCCGCACAAGGTGGGGCCCGACTACATCGATCCCGGGTACCACGCGCTCGCCACCGGGCGCGTGGGGCGGAACCTGGACTCCTACCTGTGCGGCACCGAGCTGATCGGGCCGCTGTTCGCGCACGGCGCGCGCGGCTGCGACCTCGCGGTCGTCGAGGGCGTGATGGGCCTCTACGACGGCGCCGCCGGAGAGGGCGAACTCGCCTCCACGGCGCAGGTGGCGAAGCTGCTGCGCGCGCCCGTGGTGCTGGTCGTCGACGCGTCCTCGCAGTCGCGCTCGGTGGCCGCGCTGGTGCACGGTTTCGCCTCCTGGGACCCCGAGGTGCGGGTCGCCGGGGTGATCCTCAACAAGGTCGGCTCCGACCGGCACGAGGCCATGCTGCGCGAGGCGCTGGACGCCTCCGGGGTACCGGTCCTCGGCGCGCTGCGGCGGGCCCCGCAGGTCGGCACCCCGTCACGGCACCTGGGGCTCGTGCCGGTCGCCGAGCGGCGCGCGGAGGCCGTCGAGGCGGTCGCCGCCCTGGCCGCGCAGGTCGGCGCCGGATGCGACCTGGACGCGCTGTTCGCGCTGGCGCGCGGCGCGGGCGCCCTGCCGGGCGCCGCGTGGGACGCGGCCGAGGCGGTCGTCCCGTCGGCCGTGGCGCAGCGCACCGCGCCCGACGGGACGGCCCGCCCCTCGACCCCGCCGGAAGCCTCCGGCGGCGTGCGGCGCGTCGCCGTCGCCGGTGGTCCCGCCTTCACCTTCTCCTACGCAGAACACGCCGAACTGCTCACCGCCGCCGGGGCCGAGGTCGTCGTCTTCGACCCGCTGCGGGACGAGCGGCTCCCCGAGGGGACGGGCGGGCTGGTCATCGGTGGCGGGTTCCCCGAGGTGTACGCGCCCGAGCTGTCCGCCAACGAGCCGCTGCGCAAGGCGGTGGCCGAGCTGGCGTTCGCCGGGGCACCGGTCGCGGCCGAGTGCGCCGGGCTGCTCTACCTGGCGCGGGAGCTCGACGGGCAGCCCATGTGCGGGGTGGTCGACGCCACGGCCCGGATGCACGAGCGGCTCACCCTCGGCTACCGGGACGCCGTGGCCGTCAGCGACAGTGTGCTCGCGGCGGCCGGTACGCGGATGCGCGGCCACGAGTTCCACCGGACCGTCGTCGAGCCCGGCGCCGGTCCGGCCCCCGCCTGGGGGGTGCGCGCGCCGGAGCGGCGCGTCGAAGGTTTCGTGCAGAGCGGTGTGCACGCGAGTTATCTGCACACGCACTGGGCGTCCGAGCCCGGTGTGGCCCGTCGGTTCGTGGAGAGGTGCCTGACGTCATGA
- the cobO gene encoding cob(I)yrinic acid a,c-diamide adenosyltransferase, which produces MPQGQPSVVPDDGLTTRQRRNRPLVVVHTGIGKGKSTAAFGLALRAWNQGWPIGVFQFVKSAKWKVGEENALRVLGASGEGGTVDWHKMGEGWSWVQRDAQMDNEEKAREGWEQVKRDLAAETYRLYVLDEFAYPMHWGWVDTDEVVEVLRDRPGTQHVVVTGRNAPQKLVEVADLVTDMSKVKHPMDAGQKGQRGIEW; this is translated from the coding sequence GTGCCGCAGGGACAGCCGAGTGTCGTGCCGGACGACGGACTGACGACCCGCCAGCGACGGAACCGTCCGCTGGTCGTCGTGCACACGGGGATCGGCAAGGGCAAGTCGACGGCCGCGTTCGGGCTCGCGCTGCGGGCCTGGAACCAGGGATGGCCCATCGGGGTGTTCCAGTTCGTCAAGTCGGCGAAGTGGAAGGTCGGCGAGGAGAACGCGCTGCGCGTGCTCGGGGCCTCCGGCGAGGGCGGCACCGTCGACTGGCACAAGATGGGCGAGGGCTGGTCCTGGGTCCAGCGCGACGCGCAGATGGACAACGAGGAGAAGGCCCGCGAGGGCTGGGAGCAGGTCAAGCGTGACCTCGCCGCCGAGACGTACAGGCTGTACGTGCTCGACGAGTTCGCGTACCCCATGCACTGGGGCTGGGTGGACACCGACGAGGTGGTGGAGGTGCTGCGGGACCGGCCCGGCACCCAGCACGTCGTCGTCACCGGCCGCAACGCCCCGCAGAAGCTCGTCGAGGTCGCCGACCTCGTGACGGACATGTCGAAGGTCAAGCACCCGATGGACGCGGGCCAGAAGGGCCAGAGGGGCATCGAGTGGTGA
- a CDS encoding putative cobaltochelatase, whose translation MSTPFPFTAVVGQDDLRLALLLNAVSPAVGGVLVRGEKGTAKSTAVRALSALLPAVDVVTGCRFSCDPAAPDPACPDGPHEVEASSTRPARMVELPVGASEDRLVGALDIERALSEGVKAFEPGLLADAHRGILYVDEVNLLHDHLVDLLLDAAAMGASYVEREGVSVRHAARFLLVGTMNPEEGELRPQLLDRFGLTVEVAASREPDQRVEVVRRRLAHDDDPAAFVARWADEEAEVRARIVAARALLPSVRLGDGALRQIAATCAAFEVDGMRADIVMARTATALAAWAGRTDVLAEDVRQAALLALPHRRRRNPFDAPGLDEDKLDDTLEEFSGSDGDGGDSDGPDDDPDPDGPGGGGRPPQEGPDDGSPAGDVPAQGEPSEDGQAPAGQSAAEQSPVRAAEPFRTKVLSVPGLGEGAAGRRSRARTEHGRTTGSRRPRGTLTKLHLAATVQAAAPHQLARGRSGRGLVVRRDDLRQATREGREGNLVLFVVDASGSMAARQRMSAVKGAVLSLLLDAYQRRDKVGLVTFRGSAAEVALPPTSSVDAAAVRLESLPTGGRTPLSAGLLRAHEVLRVERLRDSARRPLVVVVTDGRATGGPEPVATAGRAARLFAAEGVASVVVDCESGPVRLGLAGQLAGELGGTAVTLDALRADSLAGLVRDVQGTSRRAA comes from the coding sequence GTGAGTACTCCGTTCCCGTTCACGGCGGTGGTCGGCCAGGACGACCTGCGGCTCGCGCTGCTGCTGAACGCGGTGTCCCCTGCCGTGGGCGGCGTGCTCGTCCGCGGCGAGAAGGGCACCGCCAAGTCGACGGCGGTGCGCGCCCTTTCGGCGCTGCTGCCGGCCGTCGACGTGGTCACCGGCTGCCGTTTCTCCTGTGATCCGGCCGCCCCCGACCCGGCCTGCCCCGACGGGCCGCACGAGGTGGAGGCGTCCTCGACGCGTCCGGCCCGGATGGTGGAACTGCCCGTCGGCGCGTCCGAGGACCGGCTGGTCGGCGCCCTCGACATCGAGCGGGCCCTGTCCGAGGGCGTCAAGGCCTTCGAGCCGGGCCTGCTCGCCGACGCGCACCGCGGCATCCTGTACGTCGACGAGGTGAACCTCCTCCACGACCATCTGGTCGACCTGCTCCTGGACGCGGCCGCCATGGGCGCCTCGTACGTCGAGCGCGAGGGTGTCTCCGTACGGCACGCGGCGCGGTTCCTGCTCGTCGGGACGATGAACCCCGAAGAGGGCGAGCTTCGGCCGCAGTTGCTGGACCGGTTCGGGCTGACCGTCGAGGTGGCCGCGTCGCGGGAGCCCGACCAGCGCGTCGAGGTCGTGCGGCGCCGGCTCGCCCACGACGACGACCCGGCGGCGTTCGTGGCGCGCTGGGCGGACGAGGAGGCCGAGGTGCGGGCCCGGATCGTGGCGGCCCGCGCGCTGCTGCCGTCCGTGCGGCTCGGGGACGGGGCGCTGCGGCAGATCGCGGCGACCTGCGCCGCCTTCGAGGTGGACGGCATGCGCGCCGACATCGTGATGGCCCGGACGGCGACCGCGCTCGCCGCGTGGGCGGGGCGCACCGACGTGCTCGCCGAGGATGTGCGGCAGGCGGCCCTGCTGGCCCTGCCGCACCGCAGGCGGCGCAATCCCTTCGACGCGCCGGGGCTCGACGAGGACAAACTCGACGACACGCTGGAGGAGTTCAGCGGTTCGGACGGCGACGGCGGCGACAGCGACGGCCCGGACGACGACCCGGACCCGGACGGTCCGGGCGGCGGCGGTCGGCCGCCGCAGGAGGGGCCGGACGACGGCTCCCCCGCGGGTGACGTGCCCGCCCAGGGCGAGCCGTCGGAGGACGGACAGGCCCCGGCCGGCCAGAGCGCCGCGGAGCAGTCGCCCGTGCGGGCGGCCGAGCCGTTCCGCACCAAGGTGCTGAGCGTGCCCGGTCTCGGTGAGGGCGCGGCCGGCCGGCGGTCGCGCGCGCGGACCGAGCACGGCCGGACGACCGGCTCGCGGCGTCCCCGGGGGACCCTCACCAAGCTGCATCTGGCGGCGACCGTCCAGGCCGCAGCCCCGCACCAGTTGGCGCGAGGGCGCTCGGGACGCGGTCTCGTCGTGCGGCGGGACGATCTGCGGCAGGCCACGCGGGAGGGCCGTGAGGGCAACCTCGTGCTGTTCGTCGTGGACGCCTCCGGTTCCATGGCGGCGCGGCAGCGGATGAGCGCCGTCAAGGGCGCGGTGCTGTCGCTGCTGCTCGACGCCTACCAGCGCCGGGACAAGGTGGGTCTGGTGACCTTCCGCGGGTCGGCCGCCGAGGTCGCGCTGCCGCCCACCTCGTCGGTGGACGCGGCGGCGGTCCGGCTGGAGTCGCTGCCGACGGGCGGCCGCACTCCGCTGTCCGCCGGGCTGCTGCGGGCCCACGAGGTGCTGCGCGTCGAGCGCCTGCGGGACTCCGCGCGGCGGCCGCTCGTCGTCGTGGTGACCGACGGACGCGCCACGGGCGGTCCGGAGCCGGTCGCGACGGCGGGTCGCGCGGCGCGGCTCTTCGCGGCCGAGGGGGTCGCGTCGGTGGTCGTCGACTGCGAGTCGGGCCCGGTGCGGCTCGGGCTCGCGGGACAGCTCGCGGGTGAACTGGGCGGTACGGCGGTGACGTTGGACGCGCTGCGGGCCGACTCCCTCGCCGGGCTCGTCCGGGACGTGCAGGGGACTTCGAGGAGGGCCGCGTAG